From a region of the Thiomicrorhabdus sp. genome:
- a CDS encoding FixH family protein produces MAETKQDTRDWSVAWKNPFVIAWFVILVIVLSVNFFMVSMAIVTNPGLVVEDYYEQGKRMDVVLAEQKRMEKIGWQLKIEVPILSEGKSDLVKLKVLDKDNKPLDVETAILYFYRPSNKNLDGKIVMNKTDKKGEYEQQFSLPLKGKWDLIMEVTKGENRINMGRSIMVQDPE; encoded by the coding sequence ATGGCAGAAACTAAGCAAGATACTCGCGATTGGAGTGTCGCTTGGAAAAACCCTTTCGTAATTGCGTGGTTCGTAATTCTTGTCATCGTATTATCAGTAAACTTCTTCATGGTGAGTATGGCAATCGTCACAAATCCAGGGCTTGTAGTAGAAGATTACTATGAACAAGGTAAGCGAATGGATGTGGTGTTAGCAGAACAAAAACGTATGGAAAAGATAGGGTGGCAATTAAAAATTGAAGTTCCTATTTTGTCAGAAGGTAAATCAGATTTAGTAAAATTGAAGGTCTTAGATAAAGACAATAAGCCATTAGACGTTGAAACGGCCATTCTTTATTTCTATAGACCTTCCAATAAAAATCTTGACGGTAAGATTGTAATGAATAAAACCGATAAAAAAGGTGAGTATGAACAACAGTTTAGTCTTCCATTAAAAGGCAAATGGGATTTAATTATGGAAGTGACTAAAGGAGAAAATAGAATTAATATGGGCCGTAGTATTATGGTTCAAGATCCAGAATAG
- the tatA gene encoding Sec-independent protein translocase subunit TatA, with protein MGISIWQLLIILAIVLVLFGAKRLRNVGSDLGGAIKGFKSAVKEEETKTAEEDEKKLEKKDGDNVFDVAAEEKKTEETKDKA; from the coding sequence ATGGGCATTAGCATTTGGCAATTACTTATCATCTTAGCAATCGTTTTAGTATTATTTGGTGCAAAACGTTTACGTAACGTTGGTAGCGATTTAGGTGGAGCAATCAAAGGCTTCAAATCAGCTGTAAAAGAAGAAGAAACAAAAACTGCAGAAGAAGACGAGAAAAAGCTAGAGAAAAAAGACGGTGACAATGTTTTTGATGTTGCCGCTGAAGAGAAAAAAACTGAAGAGACAAAAGATAAAGCTTAA
- a CDS encoding phosphoribosyl-ATP diphosphatase — MSDILKQIDEVLEARKLDTPDSSYVASLYDKGIEKILKKVSEEAAETVMAAKDLEHSNDAKKDQEHLVYEIADLWFHTMVLLASQNLSSNDVTTELQRRFGLSGHEEKASRSE; from the coding sequence ATGAGCGATATTCTAAAACAAATAGACGAGGTATTAGAAGCACGTAAATTAGACACTCCCGATAGCTCTTATGTTGCGAGTCTCTATGACAAAGGGATCGAAAAGATTCTTAAAAAAGTATCTGAAGAAGCCGCTGAAACAGTCATGGCTGCAAAAGATTTAGAACATAGCAATGATGCTAAAAAAGACCAAGAACACCTTGTTTATGAAATTGCAGACCTGTGGTTTCACACTATGGTACTATTGGCATCTCAAAATCTGTCGAGCAACGATGTGACTACAGAATTACAAAGACGCTTCGGCCTTTCAGGGCATGAAGAAAAAGCCAGCCGCAGCGAATAA
- a CDS encoding Sec-independent protein translocase subunit TatA/TatB, with protein MIALLVIGPERMPELARKIGQFMGKMRRFVNSMKEEGQVQETLREIKDSMNFEEEKTKIDNLGKELEQGMNLNDINLDDFQRPFGGEVDPAESVGSNQFNKAPSQPKPPAQPSLDSEETKEKNNTTDLKTDSSPANVSEPTQSAPEKDTQKS; from the coding sequence GTGATTGCCTTATTGGTTATTGGGCCTGAACGCATGCCTGAACTTGCCCGTAAGATAGGTCAGTTCATGGGCAAGATGCGTCGTTTTGTCAACTCTATGAAAGAGGAAGGGCAAGTCCAGGAGACACTTCGTGAAATCAAAGATTCGATGAATTTCGAAGAAGAAAAAACCAAAATTGATAATCTTGGAAAAGAGCTTGAACAAGGAATGAATCTTAATGATATTAACCTGGATGATTTTCAGCGACCTTTTGGTGGCGAAGTTGATCCAGCGGAGTCAGTCGGTTCAAACCAGTTTAATAAAGCACCAAGTCAACCAAAACCGCCTGCTCAACCTTCTTTAGACTCTGAAGAAACTAAAGAAAAAAATAACACTACTGACCTAAAGACAGACAGTAGCCCTGCCAACGTTTCAGAACCGACTCAATCGGCTCCTGAAAAAGACACTCAAAAAAGTTAG
- the hisA gene encoding 1-(5-phosphoribosyl)-5-[(5-phosphoribosylamino)methylideneamino]imidazole-4-carboxamide isomerase — translation MLLIPAIDLKDGECVRLRQGIMEDATVFSGDIVAMAQRWVDQDARRLHMVDLNGAFDGKPVNGEAVYQVRQAFPDLPIQIGGGIRDLQTIEAYLNAGVSYCIIGTKAVHNPEFVAEACKAFPGHIMVGLDAKDGMVAINGWAEVTDHEVTQLGKQFEDDGVEAIIYTDIGRDGMMQGVNIEATQALAKALTIPIIASGGITNLDDIRKLAEIEADGVTGAITGRAIYEGTLDFKEGQTLSDQLAPK, via the coding sequence ATGTTATTAATTCCTGCTATCGATTTAAAAGATGGTGAATGCGTCCGCCTTCGTCAAGGCATCATGGAAGATGCAACCGTATTTTCTGGTGACATTGTTGCGATGGCTCAACGTTGGGTTGATCAAGATGCTCGCCGTTTACATATGGTTGATTTAAATGGAGCTTTTGACGGTAAACCCGTTAATGGTGAAGCCGTTTATCAAGTTCGCCAAGCTTTCCCTGATTTACCCATTCAAATTGGTGGTGGAATCCGTGACCTGCAAACGATAGAAGCCTATCTAAATGCGGGTGTAAGCTACTGTATCATTGGTACAAAAGCAGTTCATAATCCAGAGTTTGTAGCTGAAGCTTGTAAAGCATTTCCTGGCCATATAATGGTAGGTTTAGATGCCAAAGACGGCATGGTTGCCATTAATGGCTGGGCTGAAGTTACTGACCATGAAGTAACCCAACTTGGTAAACAATTTGAAGATGACGGTGTTGAAGCGATTATTTATACCGACATTGGTCGTGATGGCATGATGCAGGGTGTAAACATTGAGGCAACACAGGCTTTAGCAAAAGCACTAACTATTCCTATTATTGCATCTGGCGGCATTACCAATTTAGATGACATTCGCAAATTAGCCGAGATTGAAGCAGATGGCGTCACTGGAGCCATTACGGGTCGTGCTATTTATGAAGGCACCTTAGACTTTAAAGAAGGTCAAACTCTTTCAGATCAACTCGCCCCAAAATAA
- the ccoO gene encoding cytochrome-c oxidase, cbb3-type subunit II gives MSDNQAPKNIQEGLERNIFALFLATALAVSIAGIVEIVPLFYLKSAVDYTEKTDKYGNAKNEKFPELVWERTFTKDANGKIVSDKALYKQDKNGKWVIGDWKAGDGVRPYTPLELAGRDLYLREGCYICHSQMIRPFRDERERYGHYSLATESMYDHPMQWGSKRTGPDIARLGGKYSDEWHVLHLMRPQDMVPESVMPAYPWLAENLVSKDFFGTKRDMKKRLSVMRTLGVPYTDEEIENADAAIAGHTEMDAMVAYLQVLGTMVKLDDSKVYRQ, from the coding sequence ATGTCAGATAATCAAGCACCAAAAAATATCCAGGAAGGGTTAGAGCGTAATATCTTTGCTTTATTCCTGGCAACAGCTCTAGCAGTTTCGATTGCTGGTATCGTTGAAATCGTACCGTTGTTTTATCTCAAGTCAGCTGTAGATTACACTGAAAAAACAGATAAATACGGTAATGCTAAGAATGAAAAGTTTCCAGAATTAGTTTGGGAGCGTACATTCACTAAAGATGCTAATGGTAAAATAGTGTCAGACAAAGCCCTTTACAAGCAGGATAAAAATGGCAAGTGGGTTATTGGCGATTGGAAAGCAGGCGACGGTGTTCGTCCTTACACTCCGCTAGAACTTGCAGGTCGTGATTTATACTTGCGTGAAGGTTGTTATATTTGTCACTCACAAATGATTCGTCCTTTCCGTGATGAGCGTGAACGTTATGGTCACTACTCACTTGCTACTGAATCTATGTATGATCACCCGATGCAATGGGGTTCTAAAAGAACTGGTCCAGATATTGCACGACTAGGTGGTAAGTACTCTGATGAATGGCATGTTCTTCATTTAATGCGTCCTCAAGACATGGTTCCTGAGTCAGTAATGCCGGCTTACCCATGGTTAGCTGAAAACCTTGTATCTAAGGATTTCTTTGGTACAAAGCGTGATATGAAGAAACGTTTGTCAGTTATGCGTACACTTGGTGTGCCATATACAGATGAAGAGATTGAGAATGCGGATGCAGCTATTGCCGGTCATACCGAAATGGATGCAATGGTAGCTTACTTACAAGTACTTGGAACGATGGTTAAGCTGGATGACAGCAAAGTATACCGTCAATAA
- a CDS encoding histidine triad nucleotide-binding protein, with amino-acid sequence MSTAEKSVFSKIIDREIPAEIIYEDDKCIVINDINPKARVHLLVIPKKPIPTLFDLKPEDKDTMGHMILLLPQLAQSQGLDGFKTQINTGESGGQEVFHIHIHLLGN; translated from the coding sequence ATGAGTACAGCAGAAAAAAGTGTATTTTCTAAAATCATCGATCGTGAAATTCCAGCTGAAATAATTTATGAAGATGACAAATGCATTGTTATTAATGATATCAACCCGAAAGCAAGAGTACACCTACTGGTGATTCCTAAAAAACCCATTCCAACTCTGTTTGATTTAAAACCGGAAGACAAAGACACCATGGGTCATATGATACTTTTGTTACCACAACTTGCACAATCGCAAGGCCTAGATGGATTTAAAACTCAAATTAATACCGGAGAATCTGGCGGTCAAGAAGTTTTTCATATTCACATACACTTACTTGGTAACTAA
- a CDS encoding cbb3-type cytochrome c oxidase subunit 3, with translation MTTQDWAGLIVTVVVFLGMLITFAMALRPSKRKEMEEQKYKILNDD, from the coding sequence ATGACGACACAGGACTGGGCAGGTTTAATCGTTACGGTAGTTGTATTTCTGGGCATGTTAATTACCTTTGCAATGGCATTACGTCCTAGCAAACGTAAGGAAATGGAAGAACAGAAATACAAAATACTAAACGATGACTAG
- the ccoG gene encoding cytochrome c oxidase accessory protein CcoG produces MSDKKELYRDNGQTGSVLDEMDLDNKNLQNIGVEILPVHTGGTVHAKRMPGKFRTIKWITASFWLSLFIFPYFRWDGHQALLFDLANRQFHIFGITILPQDIWMLAMVLLFGALLLAASTAVAGRLWCGYFCFHTVWTDVFTWIEEKFEGQPNKRIKLDEAPMSFSKIKTKLPKFALWALIAFLTSFSFVAYFTDAFDLWGRLFSFEWGGTETSVILGLAAATFFFAGILREQTCIGFCPYARIQGAMIDTQTVVPTYDVDRGEPRGRMKRVKPGEEAPDLGDCIDCNLCVAVCPTGVDIRRGQQFGCITCGLCIDACDSVMDKIKKPRGLIRYASLAEFAGQKLPPLFKRPRVIVYSAIMAFAAIAMVYGMLTMSPIDLKALHERSPLFVQMSDGTVQNKWTIKVVNKSNQVMLAKIDVTGPAGLTFHADKQITIQPGNVGATTLFVRIPKKNLTETNTPIEIHVIDVNNENISATYETAFISPRKR; encoded by the coding sequence ATGTCAGACAAAAAAGAATTGTATCGAGATAATGGACAAACAGGTTCAGTACTTGATGAAATGGATTTGGATAATAAAAATCTACAAAACATCGGTGTAGAAATATTACCTGTTCATACTGGTGGTACGGTTCACGCTAAGAGAATGCCTGGAAAGTTTAGAACAATTAAATGGATCACGGCTTCATTTTGGCTTTCTTTATTTATTTTTCCATATTTTAGATGGGATGGTCATCAAGCGCTTTTGTTTGATTTAGCAAACCGCCAATTTCATATTTTTGGAATAACAATTCTGCCACAAGATATTTGGATGCTTGCAATGGTGTTGTTATTTGGGGCTTTATTACTAGCTGCATCAACCGCTGTAGCTGGACGTTTGTGGTGTGGATATTTTTGTTTTCATACTGTTTGGACTGATGTATTTACTTGGATTGAAGAAAAGTTTGAAGGCCAGCCAAATAAACGTATTAAATTAGATGAAGCTCCAATGAGCTTTAGTAAAATTAAAACTAAATTACCAAAGTTTGCACTTTGGGCATTAATTGCATTTTTAACTTCATTTAGTTTCGTTGCATATTTTACGGATGCATTTGATCTTTGGGGCCGCCTGTTTAGTTTTGAATGGGGTGGAACTGAAACATCGGTTATTTTAGGGCTTGCTGCTGCAACATTCTTTTTTGCAGGAATCCTTCGTGAACAGACTTGTATTGGCTTTTGTCCTTATGCTCGAATTCAAGGGGCAATGATTGATACACAAACAGTTGTTCCTACCTATGATGTAGATAGAGGTGAACCACGTGGAAGAATGAAGCGTGTTAAGCCTGGAGAAGAAGCTCCAGATCTTGGTGATTGTATTGACTGTAATCTTTGTGTTGCCGTTTGTCCAACAGGAGTTGATATTCGCCGAGGGCAGCAGTTTGGTTGCATTACCTGTGGTCTATGTATAGATGCATGTGATTCTGTTATGGACAAGATCAAAAAACCAAGAGGTTTAATCCGTTATGCGTCACTTGCTGAGTTTGCTGGTCAAAAATTACCACCTTTATTCAAACGTCCTCGTGTAATTGTTTATTCCGCAATAATGGCATTTGCAGCTATTGCAATGGTATATGGCATGTTAACGATGTCGCCGATTGATTTAAAAGCACTTCATGAACGTTCACCGTTATTTGTGCAAATGAGTGATGGAACTGTTCAAAACAAATGGACAATTAAAGTTGTGAATAAATCAAACCAAGTAATGTTGGCTAAAATAGATGTTACAGGACCTGCTGGACTAACATTCCATGCAGACAAACAAATTACCATTCAGCCTGGTAATGTGGGTGCAACAACGTTGTTTGTTAGAATTCCTAAAAAGAATTTAACAGAAACAAATACGCCTATTGAGATTCATGTAATAGATGTCAATAACGAGAACATATCAGCGACTTATGAGACTGCATTTATCAGTCCTAGAAAACGTTAA
- the ccoP gene encoding cytochrome-c oxidase, cbb3-type subunit III, protein MAHHNPWPDEGNTGHIWDEDIRELDNPPPLWWMLSFYAGFIMIVFYALYYPTIPLTNGTGQFTKGLADWTQINEYNDDYKVLKDWRVAKFADKEEKLASMSVSDILKDEELKSYAVATSKMLFGDYCAACHAVGGAGNPGFPVLADDDWLWGGNINQIDASITNGRIGNMPAKGMMGNLTDEDIDHVTDYVIALSEGKGSDPSVAAGKAVYAKGMCLACHGPAGKPLAPAGAANLTDQVWRFSSDRDAIKRVITYGVNVKKNGEYIPNTHRAVMPAFKDRLPNADVNIKRLAVYVYSLGGGQ, encoded by the coding sequence ATGGCACATCATAATCCATGGCCAGATGAAGGGAACACTGGTCATATTTGGGATGAAGATATTCGTGAATTAGATAACCCGCCACCATTGTGGTGGATGTTGTCTTTTTACGCGGGTTTTATCATGATTGTATTCTATGCACTTTATTATCCAACTATTCCATTAACTAATGGTACAGGTCAGTTTACAAAAGGTTTAGCTGACTGGACTCAGATTAATGAATATAACGATGATTACAAAGTGTTAAAAGATTGGCGTGTAGCTAAGTTTGCAGATAAAGAAGAGAAGTTAGCTTCAATGTCTGTTTCTGACATCTTAAAAGATGAAGAGCTAAAATCATATGCTGTAGCAACATCAAAAATGTTATTTGGTGATTATTGTGCGGCTTGTCATGCTGTAGGTGGAGCAGGAAATCCGGGCTTCCCAGTATTAGCTGATGATGATTGGTTATGGGGTGGTAATATCAATCAGATAGACGCTTCTATTACTAATGGTCGTATTGGTAATATGCCTGCTAAAGGGATGATGGGGAACTTGACTGATGAAGATATTGATCATGTAACAGATTATGTTATTGCTTTGTCTGAAGGTAAGGGTTCAGATCCTTCTGTTGCTGCAGGTAAAGCAGTATATGCCAAAGGTATGTGTTTAGCATGTCATGGTCCAGCAGGTAAGCCTCTTGCTCCAGCAGGTGCTGCTAACTTAACTGACCAAGTATGGCGTTTCTCTTCTGACCGTGATGCGATCAAAAGAGTTATTACATACGGTGTAAACGTTAAGAAAAATGGTGAGTATATTCCAAATACACACAGAGCAGTTATGCCAGCATTTAAAGATCGTCTGCCAAATGCAGACGTAAACATTAAACGCTTAGCGGTTTATGTTTACTCTTTAGGTGGGGGTCAATAA
- the hisH gene encoding imidazole glycerol phosphate synthase subunit HisH has product MNQKLVAVIDYGMGNLRSVSKAAEHVAPSNTKIIITNNPDEIAQSDAVIFPGQGAAKACMSALEQTGMIHPIQQAAKEKPFLGICMGLQVLMTSSDENNGIKCMNVIPGTVKHFDFEENSPLKTPHMGWNQIHQTQEHALWHNIPQDSRFYFVHSYYVKPDQADYIIGETTHGLTFPSALSHNNLFAIQAHPEKSADHGLQLFKNFLQWNGQ; this is encoded by the coding sequence ATGAACCAAAAGTTAGTCGCCGTTATTGATTATGGCATGGGAAACTTACGCTCTGTTTCAAAAGCGGCTGAGCACGTAGCTCCAAGCAATACCAAAATAATAATCACTAACAACCCCGATGAAATTGCTCAATCTGATGCGGTTATTTTTCCTGGACAAGGAGCAGCCAAAGCCTGCATGTCTGCTTTAGAGCAAACAGGGATGATTCACCCAATTCAACAAGCCGCCAAAGAAAAACCTTTTTTAGGTATTTGCATGGGACTTCAAGTTTTAATGACGAGCAGTGATGAAAACAATGGCATTAAGTGCATGAATGTCATCCCAGGAACGGTTAAACATTTTGATTTTGAAGAAAACAGTCCGCTAAAAACACCGCACATGGGATGGAACCAAATCCATCAAACTCAAGAGCACGCTTTATGGCACAACATTCCACAAGATAGCCGCTTCTATTTTGTGCATAGCTATTATGTTAAGCCTGACCAAGCAGATTATATTATTGGCGAGACCACGCATGGCCTCACTTTTCCATCTGCTCTTAGCCATAACAACTTATTTGCAATTCAAGCCCACCCTGAAAAAAGTGCCGATCACGGCTTACAGCTTTTCAAAAACTTTTTACAGTGGAACGGTCAATAA
- the hisB gene encoding imidazoleglycerol-phosphate dehydratase HisB produces MRTASVERNTLETQIQITINLDGEGNANLETGVPFFEHMLDQIARHGMIDIDIKANGDNHIDDHHTVEDVGIALGQAINKAAGDKKGITRYGHAYIPLDEALSRVVIDLSGRPGLEFNCDWTREQIGNFETQLVLEFFQGFVNHCNATLHIDNLRGYNAHHQAETIFKAFGRALRMALSQDDRMTGKMPSTKGTL; encoded by the coding sequence ATGCGAACTGCAAGCGTTGAACGCAATACCCTAGAAACCCAAATTCAAATTACCATCAACCTTGATGGCGAAGGCAATGCAAACTTAGAAACAGGTGTACCTTTTTTTGAACACATGCTTGACCAAATCGCTCGTCACGGAATGATCGATATTGATATTAAAGCTAATGGTGACAATCACATTGATGACCACCATACAGTTGAAGATGTGGGCATTGCTTTAGGCCAAGCTATTAACAAAGCGGCTGGTGATAAAAAAGGTATCACTCGTTATGGTCACGCTTATATTCCATTAGATGAAGCTTTATCTCGTGTTGTTATCGACCTTTCTGGCCGACCAGGCCTAGAGTTTAACTGTGATTGGACACGTGAACAGATAGGAAACTTTGAAACCCAATTAGTTCTAGAGTTCTTTCAAGGTTTTGTTAATCATTGTAACGCCACACTGCACATTGATAATCTTCGTGGTTACAATGCACACCACCAAGCTGAAACCATTTTTAAAGCCTTCGGCCGTGCATTACGCATGGCATTAAGTCAAGACGACCGCATGACGGGTAAAATGCCTTCGACTAAAGGAACTTTGTAA
- the ccoN gene encoding cytochrome-c oxidase, cbb3-type subunit I has product MDTTVKPQYDNGVVKYLTVGAIVFLVLGTMIGTYAAAELAWPALNLDIAEITFARLRVVHTNTVIFAFGGMTLMATAFYTVQRTNGVKLWSNGLAWWTAILFTIGLLATVTSIALGMTTGKEYHEQEWPMAIAIAIVWTLYTFNFVMTIASRNKDTHPSVYVSNWFFLGMMIAITYLYVVNGLAIPVSMFRSYSMFAGVQDAMIQWWWGHNAVGFFLTAGFLAIMYYFVPKQAQRPIYSYRLSVIHFWALMFGYVWLGAHHLQYTALPDWTGSLGAVISLAMIIPSWGGALNGMLTLSGAWDRLRTDYILRFLIISLAFYAMSTFEGPVMAAKTVNALSHYTDWTVGHVHSGALGWVAMVSIGAIYHMVMKLWKTEMYSMQLINFHFWLATIGTVFYIVAMWVSGIMQGLMWRAYDEYGTLAYTFAESVSAMHPYYAMRAFGGLLFFSGAVIMLYNVVMTIRMANAKATNTVEAHA; this is encoded by the coding sequence ATGGATACTACAGTAAAACCACAATATGATAATGGCGTGGTTAAGTATTTAACAGTAGGTGCAATTGTTTTCTTGGTGCTAGGTACTATGATTGGTACTTATGCAGCAGCAGAACTTGCGTGGCCTGCGTTAAACTTAGATATTGCGGAAATCACTTTTGCTCGTTTACGTGTTGTTCATACGAACACGGTAATCTTTGCATTTGGTGGTATGACGCTAATGGCAACAGCATTTTATACGGTTCAGCGAACCAACGGTGTAAAGCTTTGGAGCAATGGCTTGGCTTGGTGGACAGCAATTTTGTTCACAATTGGTCTTTTGGCAACAGTAACGTCTATCGCATTAGGTATGACAACTGGTAAAGAATACCATGAACAAGAATGGCCAATGGCAATTGCAATTGCTATCGTGTGGACTTTATATACATTTAACTTTGTAATGACAATTGCATCACGTAACAAAGATACGCATCCAAGTGTGTATGTTTCTAACTGGTTCTTCTTAGGTATGATGATTGCAATCACATATTTATATGTTGTAAACGGTTTAGCAATTCCAGTATCAATGTTCCGTTCTTACTCAATGTTTGCTGGTGTACAAGATGCCATGATTCAATGGTGGTGGGGGCATAACGCAGTTGGGTTCTTCCTAACAGCAGGTTTCCTTGCAATTATGTACTACTTTGTACCTAAGCAAGCACAACGTCCTATTTACTCTTACCGTTTATCTGTAATTCACTTCTGGGCATTAATGTTTGGTTATGTATGGTTAGGTGCTCACCACCTTCAATACACAGCTCTTCCAGATTGGACAGGTTCTTTAGGTGCAGTAATTTCATTAGCAATGATCATCCCTTCATGGGGTGGTGCCTTAAACGGTATGTTAACGCTTTCAGGTGCTTGGGATAGATTACGTACAGATTATATCTTGCGTTTCTTAATTATCTCTTTAGCATTCTATGCAATGTCTACATTTGAAGGGCCTGTAATGGCTGCAAAAACTGTAAACGCTCTTTCTCACTATACAGATTGGACAGTTGGTCACGTTCACTCTGGTGCGTTAGGTTGGGTTGCAATGGTTTCTATCGGTGCGATTTACCATATGGTAATGAAACTATGGAAAACTGAAATGTATTCAATGCAGTTAATTAACTTCCATTTCTGGCTAGCTACTATTGGTACAGTGTTTTACATCGTTGCGATGTGGGTATCAGGTATTATGCAAGGTCTAATGTGGCGTGCTTATGATGAGTACGGAACTCTTGCATATACTTTTGCTGAATCAGTTTCAGCTATGCACCCTTATTATGCGATGCGTGCATTTGGTGGGTTATTGTTCTTTAGTGGTGCAGTAATCATGTTATACAACGTTGTTATGACGATTCGTATGGCAAATGCTAAAGCGACTAATACAGTAGAAGCACACGCATAA
- the hisF gene encoding imidazole glycerol phosphate synthase subunit HisF, which yields MSLAKRIIPCLDVDDGRVVKGVQFVDIRDAGDPVEVAKRYDQQGADEITFLDITATAHERNTTVHMVEQVASQVFIPLTVGGGIRSVEDIRTMLNAGADKVAINSAAIFNPAFVKEAADAFGSQCIVVAIDAKKVSQPDEDNKWEIFTHGGRKETGIDAIDWARRMACLGAGELLVTSMDRDGTKIGFDIELTRAISDSVSIPVIASGGVGELSHLAKGITEGHAEAVLAASIFHFGQHTVEEAKLAMQKEGIEVRL from the coding sequence ATGAGTCTTGCAAAACGTATTATTCCCTGCTTAGACGTGGATGACGGTCGCGTTGTCAAAGGCGTACAATTTGTTGATATTCGCGATGCGGGTGATCCCGTTGAGGTCGCCAAACGTTACGATCAACAAGGGGCTGATGAAATCACATTTTTAGATATCACCGCAACCGCACATGAACGCAATACAACAGTACACATGGTAGAACAAGTTGCTAGTCAAGTATTCATTCCGCTTACTGTTGGCGGTGGTATTCGCAGTGTTGAAGATATTCGCACCATGCTCAATGCAGGTGCCGATAAAGTCGCCATTAACTCTGCTGCAATCTTTAACCCAGCATTTGTCAAAGAAGCCGCAGATGCATTTGGCTCACAATGCATCGTGGTTGCCATTGATGCTAAAAAAGTTAGTCAACCTGATGAAGACAACAAGTGGGAAATATTTACCCATGGTGGTCGCAAAGAAACAGGTATTGATGCAATTGATTGGGCAAGAAGAATGGCCTGTTTAGGTGCGGGCGAACTTCTAGTTACTAGCATGGATCGAGACGGTACAAAAATTGGCTTTGATATAGAGTTAACTCGCGCCATTTCTGACAGTGTTTCAATCCCCGTTATTGCTTCTGGTGGCGTAGGTGAACTTTCACACCTTGCCAAAGGCATTACTGAAGGCCATGCCGAAGCCGTTCTTGCAGCCAGCATATTCCATTTTGGCCAACATACCGTAGAAGAAGCTAAACTGGCTATGCAAAAAGAAGGTATTGAGGTGAGACTATGA